The Puniceicoccus vermicola DNA segment CCTCCGTAGTTGTCGCACATCACCGAAGGAACCGAGTGGAGGAGGTCGCGATGCATCAGCATGACGGTCGGCAAGCGTTGCGCGACTTCCTGAATCCAGGTGTCGGGGATGCCGCGGTTGACCCGGAGGATGACGGATTTGACCAGATTATCCTCAATCATTGCAGGAAGTACGCCACTCCGGGCGTCTTCCTCGCAGCAGGCGATGACGAGGTGTCCGCCCCGTTCGCGGACTCGCCGTTCCACTCCATGGATCAGGCTCGTCTGAAACGAGGTCGACTGGCGTTTTGAGTAGGTGATCTCGTCCATGAGCATTCCGATAGGCCCCAAGCGCTGCCCGTTCTTGTGGGTAATGCCTGAATTGACGCGAGGCTGATAACCCTTGTCCTGGACAACCCGCATGACGCGTTGGGTGAGGGTCGGGTTAACGTCGGCTTTGCCGTTGAGAACCCGGCTTACGGTGCCCAGTGACACCCCGGCCTGCTGTGCGATGTCACGCATGCGTAGTTGTGGGGATCGACTTTTCTTGTTCATGAACATATTGAAGTCGTCTGTCATCCTGTGTTGCAACTGTTATTTGCTTCCTCGGGTGGATTGTTCATAGTGGGTGTGCTTGACGAATTGGATTTTTATGAACACATTCATGAACAAAATGATTTTTGTATATTCTATGTCTGCCCGCGGTCTCTGCCTTGCTGTGGCAGGGGTCGCATTTTTTATCGCCATGGTTAGTGATTGTTGTGCATCGGAGAGAGAAGTGGGCGCTTCGTCGTCGCAGTCTTACTACGCCAGCCGGATGGATGAACTCAAGCGACGAGCCGAGGCGGATCCTACGCTCCAAGCCAAGATCGATTCCACGCTTGAGTTGGCACGAGCGATCGTCCGGCGGCCAATCGTCGAGCGGGCCAGTTCGCTGGATGAGCTGAAAAACCCGGACGGACGTCGCCTCGGCACGATCGATGGGCGTACTGGGAATCTGGAGGCCGCCGTCCCGGAAAAAGCCGAGATCTTCGCTCTGGCCATGGCGGACACCACGGCAACGGGTATCATCATTGATGAAATGCCTTTGGTCGCCAGTGCCTATCGCCTGACGGGCGATAAGTCATTTCTTGACTACGTCATTGCCCAGATCGATGAATTATGTACCTGGGAGCCTTTGCAACGGCCGGGTTGGACGCTGCTCAAGCCCAGCAGTGTATTGCCCGCTGGCGGTGACGGTGTCTGGCTGGCGACGGGGCAGGGGCTTCTCGCCCTTTGCCAAACGCTCGATGTGTTACCTCCGGATTCTTTGCCGGAGTCCACTCAAGCTGCGGTGCGTGCCTTGCTGGATCGTGAGATCGGCTTCATTGTAAAGGATTGGGCCGACGAACGTCCCTGGTACGTGCGCAAGCAGGCCGTGGGTTCGAATCAATGGGTCGTTCCGGCGTCAGGGCTGGTCGCCGCTAGCGTGGCCGCAGGTAAAGACAGCTATCCGGAAGCCTACCGGCTGGGCATCGACAGCCTGCTCAAGACAAAGAACTCGCTCGGCCCCGATGGTTCGGTTTCCGAAGGTATCGTGTATGCCGCCTATTGGACGGTGCCGTATTACGCCATGGCTGCTATCGCCGCCCGGGACGCGGGCGACACTCGTCTATCCGACGCCGCGTTCTTGAAGAATTTCCCACTCTGGTACGTGCAGTCCTTTCAGCCCGGCGAGAGTATCATCAACTGCTTCGATGGTTACGGCGGCTCCCGCGGGATCTACCACGTTTTCACGCCCCGTCTGGTGCGTGTGAACGCCCTGGTTCCGAACCCTTACATGACTTGGCTCATCCGAAATGAATTCGCCGACTGGATCCAGCCGGGCTTTTTCAGTCTGCTCGCCTGGAGCATCCCGCCCAGTGAGGCCAAAGAGCCCCCGCTCTGGGGGTCTTACGAGCGGGCGCGCTGGGTCGTGTGGCGCAGCAGTTGGACTGACGATGCTTCCGGCGTGTGGGTGCGCGGCGGGGATGTGCGCGACGGTCACTCGCACCATGATCGTGGGCACGTAAATTTTATCCTCCATGGAAAGCCTCTCCTGATTGAAGCGGGCACGCCCGGTTATGACGAACCGCTTAAGCGCGAGAGTTACGATTCGGTGGTCGGACATAATGTGCTTCAAGTCGGCGACGAGATCTATCCGAAAAAAGCCGCCGCACCCACCTCCGTCATCCGACTCGATTCAGATGGAGGCGAGGTGACCGTCGATGCGGGGCAGGGGTATCCCGGGGTGCAAAGTTGGGAGCGAAACATCATCTGGACGGCGGACGAAATCAGCGTGACCGACCGGATCGTCCCGAAAAAGCCCGAGCATGTGAAACTACGTTGGCATTTGGCTTCCGAGGAGTCTCTTTCCATTCAGTCTTCGGGAGGCACCGTCACGACGGCCTCCCTGCCGGCCGGGGAGATCGGTTTCGCAGGTTGGATCGGCAAGCTGCCGGAAGGCTCTGCCTGGACGCCTCCCGACTTCGATGTCGTGCACACTCCGGCTGCCGTGATCACGGTGAAGTCGGACCAGCCGGTGACGGTTTCCCAGGAGAAAAATTACGACCATACGATGAAATTCCGCCAGTGGCGGCACGAGCACACGACCTTGCTTGTGGACTCTGTCGAGCCCGTCGAAGCCATCACTATTTTCAGTCAATTTCGGAGGCCGCCTGTGGCATCCGGATCCTCCACCACCAACCCCATGTCGATGTTTGATTAACAGACGATTATCCACCCTCTGATGAATCCTTTTCCGCCGCAGCATTAGTCTACCTGGCTGACATGACCTTTTCCGGTTACTTTCTCTTCTCCGCGTTGCTGGCAATCGTCTGGCCCGTGTCCGGGGCTGTGACTTTGCGGCAGCAGTACGTGCCCAAGCTTCCCGGCACGCGGCAGCTGCACAGTGACCGGTTGGCCGTGGAGGTGATGGACCCGGAAGCACCGGACCGCTACAACCAAGGCGTGCGCTTTTCGCCGGTGGCGAATATCCTGCGTGTAAGCATGGACGGTCAGGATTTCCTCTATGCCCCGATTGAACACAACCCGATTACTCAGAACGGTGGGCTGGCCATGGAGTTTGACATCAAGGCCGATGAAAATCCGCCGCCCGGATTCCAGGAAGCCTCCTGGGGGGAGGGCTTCCTGAAAGTGGGTGTGGGGATTCTCGCGCGTCACGGCGACGCATATGATTTCTACGCGCAGTACCCACTGCTCGAAGCCGCGAACACGACGGCCGAGTGGGGCGAAGACCGTGCGAGGTTTCATCAAGATAGCGGGGATGTGCGGGGCTATGCCTACTCGCTGGATTCGGAAGTCTTGGTCGTCGGCAACGAAGTTCGCATTCACCATCGTCTGACGAATGCCGGAGAGCGTTCTTTCACGACGATTAACTATGCGCACAATTTCTTCCGCTTCGATGGTCGCGACTGTGGGCCTGGGGACTATGTGGTGGAACCCCATTACGGCTTTTACGCGGTCACCATGAATCCGCCGATGAAACGACAGGGAAATTCCTTGGTCATCGTCGGCGGCTACTTGCCGGAGTTGCCCGTGTCGCGAACCTACGTTTTCCCCTTCGATCCCGGGCGCCCTTCCGACGAGATGGTCGTCCGCCACCCTTCGTCGGGCATGAGCGTGGAGGTGGAGACCTCGCCCAATAGCGGATATTCGGTGATTCATGCCGAACCACTAT contains these protein-coding regions:
- a CDS encoding LacI family DNA-binding transcriptional regulator translates to MTDDFNMFMNKKSRSPQLRMRDIAQQAGVSLGTVSRVLNGKADVNPTLTQRVMRVVQDKGYQPRVNSGITHKNGQRLGPIGMLMDEITYSKRQSTSFQTSLIHGVERRVRERGGHLVIACCEEDARSGVLPAMIEDNLVKSVILRVNRGIPDTWIQEVAQRLPTVMLMHRDLLHSVPSVMCDNYGGMAQVLKHLMDLGHRRIGFYSEDEGARTTPIHTERLLCFERMRGEFGLSTDPRLIKVPRRNAATGESYDQLIERTSRDFLAMDDQRPTAIVCAADTYALCFQRTLSRQGLSLPRDMSLTGFMNTPYCEDATPPLTSVSLNEEELGRAAVDLLEERMRTPDSIVRHALVNTQLIERQSCAPFVPTQ
- a CDS encoding heparinase II/III domain-containing protein, producing MNKMIFVYSMSARGLCLAVAGVAFFIAMVSDCCASEREVGASSSQSYYASRMDELKRRAEADPTLQAKIDSTLELARAIVRRPIVERASSLDELKNPDGRRLGTIDGRTGNLEAAVPEKAEIFALAMADTTATGIIIDEMPLVASAYRLTGDKSFLDYVIAQIDELCTWEPLQRPGWTLLKPSSVLPAGGDGVWLATGQGLLALCQTLDVLPPDSLPESTQAAVRALLDREIGFIVKDWADERPWYVRKQAVGSNQWVVPASGLVAASVAAGKDSYPEAYRLGIDSLLKTKNSLGPDGSVSEGIVYAAYWTVPYYAMAAIAARDAGDTRLSDAAFLKNFPLWYVQSFQPGESIINCFDGYGGSRGIYHVFTPRLVRVNALVPNPYMTWLIRNEFADWIQPGFFSLLAWSIPPSEAKEPPLWGSYERARWVVWRSSWTDDASGVWVRGGDVRDGHSHHDRGHVNFILHGKPLLIEAGTPGYDEPLKRESYDSVVGHNVLQVGDEIYPKKAAAPTSVIRLDSDGGEVTVDAGQGYPGVQSWERNIIWTADEISVTDRIVPKKPEHVKLRWHLASEESLSIQSSGGTVTTASLPAGEIGFAGWIGKLPEGSAWTPPDFDVVHTPAAVITVKSDQPVTVSQEKNYDHTMKFRQWRHEHTTLLVDSVEPVEAITIFSQFRRPPVASGSSTTNPMSMFD